Proteins co-encoded in one Williamwhitmania sp. genomic window:
- the panB gene encoding 3-methyl-2-oxobutanoate hydroxymethyltransferase yields MSLEGKVRVVTTHVLQEMKLRGERIAMLTAYDYSMARILDESGIDVVLVGDSASNVMAGHISTLPITLDQMIYHASGVVRAVKRALVVVDLPFGTYQGNSKEALASSIRIMKESAADAVKLEGGSEVIESVTRILSAGIPIMGHLGLTPQSIHKFGTYAVRAKEDAEAEKLLSDAHLLEEAGCFALVLEKIPATLAERVAQELKIPVIGIGAGGNVDGQVLVTHDMLGITQEFSPRFLRRYHNLFAEMQGAFRNYIQDVKSNDFPNEKEQY; encoded by the coding sequence ATGTCATTAGAAGGAAAAGTTCGTGTTGTAACCACACATGTTCTTCAAGAGATGAAGTTGCGTGGTGAAAGAATCGCCATGCTTACTGCATACGATTATTCCATGGCCCGTATTCTCGACGAGTCAGGTATTGACGTGGTGCTGGTTGGCGATTCCGCTTCCAACGTTATGGCTGGGCATATATCCACCCTGCCAATAACCCTCGATCAGATGATTTACCATGCATCAGGCGTGGTTAGAGCCGTGAAGCGAGCTCTGGTTGTGGTTGATTTACCCTTTGGAACATATCAGGGAAACTCTAAGGAGGCCTTGGCCTCAAGCATCAGAATTATGAAAGAGAGTGCGGCTGATGCTGTTAAGCTAGAGGGCGGCAGTGAGGTTATTGAGTCGGTTACTCGAATTCTATCGGCTGGAATACCAATAATGGGCCACCTTGGCTTAACTCCACAGTCGATCCACAAGTTTGGAACCTATGCTGTGCGAGCAAAGGAGGATGCCGAAGCGGAGAAGCTGCTAAGCGATGCACACCTTCTTGAGGAGGCAGGGTGCTTTGCCCTTGTGCTTGAGAAAATTCCCGCGACTCTTGCAGAGAGGGTGGCACAGGAACTTAAAATTCCCGTTATTGGTATTGGGGCAGGTGGTAATGTGGATGGACAGGTGCTAGTAACACACGATATGCTTGGTATTACACAAGAATTTTCACCACGTTTCTTACGCCGATACCACAACCTTTTTGCAGAAATGCAAGGAGCGTTCCGAAACTACATCCAAGATGTGAAGAGTAATGATTTCCCTAACGAAAAGGAGCAATACTAG